The Nesterenkonia xinjiangensis genome contains a region encoding:
- a CDS encoding sensor histidine kinase — translation MAFTPVRSVARKWRSASLRTQLVFIISGLLLLTLAVTTFVSASLFRQELLRNLDEDLYTNRNNISMYLTEMGSEPEDRANALAILRFYGVLLTNDGEPLEYSATHRRVEGQDLPDIPQLTAEDVLAQAGQSFEVAGTVEGSRGWRVQVYRLESGEASLAIALPLEDVDTSVERATFLVATIGLLATLGASTIAYAVVTRAFRPLFRVEKTAAAIAGGDFSQRVETTAPPETEIGRLSGSLNVMLEHIEEAFRAKTASEQKMRQFIQDASHELRTPLVTIRGFSELYRQGGVSDNPEAVGAAMSRIESEAKRMGQLVEDMLTLARLDEQRPLQLAPVDLNLIAHDTAMDMGVNAPDRMVQVVGLDGGGPTSAPVLGDEGRIRQIVTNLVTNALRYTPEGSPIELVVGTESLVAGRTDSVLQVRDHGDGISEEEAARIFERFYRADNSRGRETGGTGLGLAIVAAIAAQHDGTVRHQQTSGGGATMTLRLPMVEPSDQSDHESDVEEHELAELEGGAVPPQHRPHDGDTPGLSTDR, via the coding sequence ATGGCGTTCACCCCGGTCCGTTCGGTCGCCCGCAAGTGGCGCAGCGCGTCTCTGCGCACCCAGCTGGTCTTCATCATCTCCGGCCTGCTGCTCCTCACCCTGGCGGTGACGACGTTCGTCTCGGCCTCGCTCTTCCGCCAGGAGCTGCTGCGCAACCTGGACGAGGATCTGTACACCAACCGGAACAACATCTCGATGTACCTCACCGAGATGGGCTCCGAGCCGGAGGACCGGGCCAACGCGCTGGCGATCCTGCGCTTCTACGGAGTGCTGCTGACCAACGACGGCGAGCCGCTGGAGTACAGCGCCACGCACCGTCGGGTGGAGGGCCAGGACCTGCCGGACATCCCGCAGCTGACCGCCGAGGACGTGCTGGCCCAGGCCGGACAGTCCTTCGAGGTGGCGGGGACCGTGGAGGGCTCGCGGGGCTGGCGGGTGCAGGTCTACCGGCTGGAGTCCGGAGAGGCCTCCCTGGCGATCGCCCTGCCCCTGGAGGACGTGGACACCTCTGTGGAGCGTGCGACGTTCCTGGTGGCCACGATCGGCCTGCTGGCCACCCTGGGGGCCTCTACGATCGCCTATGCGGTGGTGACCCGCGCGTTCCGGCCGCTGTTCCGTGTGGAGAAGACGGCTGCGGCGATCGCCGGCGGGGACTTCTCCCAACGTGTGGAGACCACCGCTCCCCCGGAGACGGAGATCGGCCGGCTCTCCGGCTCGCTGAACGTGATGCTGGAGCATATCGAGGAGGCCTTCCGCGCGAAGACGGCCTCCGAGCAGAAGATGCGGCAGTTCATCCAGGACGCCTCCCATGAGCTGCGCACTCCGCTGGTGACGATCCGCGGGTTCTCGGAGCTGTACCGCCAGGGCGGCGTCAGCGACAACCCGGAGGCCGTGGGGGCGGCGATGAGCCGCATCGAGTCTGAGGCCAAACGCATGGGCCAGCTGGTGGAGGACATGCTCACGCTGGCCCGGCTGGACGAACAGCGTCCGCTGCAGCTGGCTCCGGTGGATCTCAACCTCATCGCCCATGACACCGCCATGGACATGGGCGTCAACGCCCCGGACCGCATGGTGCAGGTGGTCGGCCTCGACGGCGGGGGCCCGACGTCGGCCCCCGTGCTCGGCGACGAGGGGCGGATCCGCCAGATCGTGACCAACCTGGTCACCAATGCGCTGCGCTACACCCCGGAGGGCTCCCCGATCGAACTGGTGGTGGGCACGGAGAGCCTGGTCGCCGGGCGCACTGACTCGGTGCTGCAGGTCCGCGACCACGGTGACGGCATCTCCGAGGAGGAGGCCGCGCGGATCTTCGAACGGTTCTATCGGGCGGACAACTCCCGCGGCCGGGAGACCGGCGGCACCGGACTCGGCCTGGCCATCGTGGCGGCGATCGCCGCCCAGCATGACGGCACGGTCCGTCATCAGCAGACCTCCGGCGGTGGGGCCACGATGACCCTGCGGCTGCCGATGGTGGAGCCCAGCGACCAGTCCGACCATGAGTCCGACGTCGAGGAGCATGAGCTCGCGGAGCTGGAGGGCGGGGCTGTTCCTCCACAGCACCGCCCACACGACGGCGACACTCCCGGTCTCTCCACAGATCGCTGA
- a CDS encoding WXG100 family type VII secretion target, protein MAVLQIDTMDLMAKSQTVESTLTRIQTDVNSMESQLRQLQESWKGSASTAFQEVLTQWRSTQLQVEQSLASVRQAMASASSQYEETESANTRMFGR, encoded by the coding sequence ATGGCAGTGCTGCAGATCGACACCATGGACCTGATGGCCAAGAGCCAGACCGTGGAGTCCACCCTGACCCGCATCCAGACCGACGTGAACTCGATGGAGTCCCAGTTGCGTCAGCTGCAGGAGTCCTGGAAGGGCTCGGCCTCCACCGCGTTCCAGGAGGTCCTGACCCAGTGGCGCAGCACCCAGCTGCAGGTGGAGCAGTCGCTGGCCAGCGTCCGCCAGGCGATGGCCTCGGCCTCCTCGCAGTATGAGGAGACGGAGTCGGCCAACACCCGCATGTTCGGCCGCTGA
- the groL gene encoding chaperonin GroEL (60 kDa chaperone family; promotes refolding of misfolded polypeptides especially under stressful conditions; forms two stacked rings of heptamers to form a barrel-shaped 14mer; ends can be capped by GroES; misfolded proteins enter the barrel where they are refolded when GroES binds), producing the protein MAKTIAFDEEARRGLERGLNILADAVKVTLGPRGRNVVLEKQWGAPTITNDGVSIAKEIELEDPYEKIGAELVKEVAKKTDDVAGDGTTTATVLAQALVKEGLRNVAAGADPMGLKRGIDKAVEAVTAELFTSAKEIETKEQIAATASISAADIQIGELIAEALDKVGKEGVITVEESNTFGLELELTEGMRFDKGYLSGYFVTDAERQEAVLEDPYILIVNSKISSVKDVIGILEQVMQSGKPLLVISEDVEGEALAALVVNKLKGTFKSVAVKAPGFGDRRKAMLADIAILTGGQVIAEEVGLKLENTTLDLLGTARKVVITKDETTIVEGAGDADEIAGRVSQIKAEIENSDSDYDREKLQERLAKLAGGVAVIKAGAATEVELKERKHRIEDAVRNAKAAVDEGIVAGGGAALIQAGARAFATLSLEGDEATGANIVKVAVESPLKQIALNAGLEPGVVAEKVKGLADGVGLNAATGEYEDLLAAGVNDPVKVTRSALQNAASIASLFLTTEAVVADKPEKNPAGAGAEGMDPMGGMGGMM; encoded by the coding sequence ATGGCTAAGACCATTGCATTCGACGAAGAGGCCCGCCGCGGCCTCGAGCGGGGCCTGAACATCCTCGCCGACGCCGTCAAGGTCACCTTGGGCCCCCGCGGCCGCAACGTCGTGCTGGAGAAGCAGTGGGGCGCCCCCACCATCACCAACGACGGCGTCTCGATCGCCAAGGAGATCGAGCTGGAGGACCCCTACGAGAAGATCGGCGCCGAGCTGGTCAAGGAGGTCGCCAAGAAGACCGACGACGTCGCCGGTGACGGAACCACCACCGCGACCGTGCTGGCTCAGGCCCTGGTCAAGGAGGGCCTGCGCAACGTCGCCGCCGGTGCCGACCCGATGGGTCTGAAGCGCGGCATCGACAAGGCCGTCGAGGCGGTCACCGCAGAGCTCTTCACCTCCGCCAAGGAGATCGAGACCAAGGAGCAGATCGCCGCCACCGCGTCGATCTCCGCCGCTGACATCCAGATCGGCGAGCTCATCGCCGAAGCCCTGGACAAGGTGGGCAAGGAAGGTGTCATCACCGTCGAGGAGTCCAACACCTTCGGCCTCGAGCTCGAGCTCACCGAGGGTATGCGCTTCGACAAGGGCTACCTCTCCGGCTACTTCGTCACCGACGCGGAGCGTCAGGAAGCCGTCCTCGAGGACCCGTACATCCTGATCGTCAACTCCAAGATCTCCTCGGTCAAGGACGTCATCGGCATCCTGGAGCAGGTCATGCAGTCCGGCAAGCCGCTGCTGGTCATCTCCGAGGACGTCGAGGGTGAAGCCCTGGCGGCCCTGGTGGTCAACAAGCTCAAGGGCACTTTCAAGTCGGTGGCTGTCAAGGCCCCCGGTTTCGGTGACCGTCGCAAGGCCATGCTGGCCGACATCGCCATCCTCACCGGTGGCCAGGTCATCGCCGAGGAGGTCGGCCTCAAGCTGGAGAACACCACTCTCGACCTGCTGGGCACCGCCCGCAAGGTGGTCATCACCAAGGACGAGACCACCATCGTCGAGGGTGCCGGCGACGCCGACGAGATCGCCGGTCGCGTCTCCCAGATCAAGGCCGAGATCGAGAACAGCGACTCGGACTATGACCGCGAGAAGCTCCAGGAGCGCCTGGCGAAGCTGGCCGGCGGCGTGGCCGTCATCAAGGCCGGTGCCGCCACCGAGGTCGAGCTCAAGGAGCGCAAGCACCGCATTGAGGACGCTGTGCGCAACGCCAAGGCCGCCGTGGACGAGGGTATCGTCGCCGGCGGTGGCGCCGCCCTGATCCAGGCCGGTGCCCGCGCCTTCGCCACTCTCTCCCTGGAGGGTGACGAGGCCACCGGTGCGAACATCGTCAAGGTGGCCGTCGAGTCTCCGCTGAAGCAGATCGCACTCAACGCCGGCCTCGAGCCCGGCGTGGTTGCGGAGAAGGTCAAGGGCCTCGCGGACGGTGTCGGCCTCAACGCCGCCACCGGCGAGTACGAGGACCTGCTGGCCGCCGGCGTCAACGACCCGGTGAAGGTGACCCGTTCTGCCCTGCAGAACGCTGCCTCCATCGCCAGCCTCTTCCTCACCACCGAGGCCGTCGTCGCCGACAAGCCGGAGAAGAACCCGGCCGGCGCGGGCGCCGAGGGCATGGACCCGATGGGCGGCATGGGCGGCATGATGTGA
- a CDS encoding LytR C-terminal domain-containing protein: protein MSKFPHDEFDDVPPYQQGEAGKHRAPTAAAGSSRGGGGLKWIGLFAVLALLVGVASYFVLPTLREDSPEAGTGDQEQGEAPEDGEENGEDGAEDGEEDTEQGGGQPTEAAADTESPVQILNYGGPAGLEDDIAEQLTELDYNVTYAAEWTYDDVDTPVIYYPPNAEAHAQDLAENLGIEQVEESGAWSSVAVVVGPDFAE from the coding sequence ATGAGCAAGTTCCCGCACGATGAGTTCGACGACGTTCCCCCGTACCAGCAGGGCGAGGCGGGCAAGCACCGCGCCCCGACGGCCGCGGCCGGCTCCTCCCGCGGCGGAGGCGGCCTGAAGTGGATCGGTCTGTTCGCCGTGCTGGCGCTGCTGGTGGGCGTCGCCAGCTACTTCGTGCTGCCCACCCTGCGTGAGGACTCCCCCGAGGCCGGCACCGGTGATCAGGAGCAGGGTGAGGCCCCCGAGGACGGCGAAGAGAACGGGGAGGACGGGGCCGAGGACGGCGAGGAGGACACGGAGCAGGGCGGCGGCCAGCCCACGGAGGCTGCCGCCGACACCGAGTCCCCGGTGCAGATCCTCAATTACGGAGGCCCGGCCGGCCTGGAGGACGACATCGCCGAGCAGCTCACGGAGCTGGACTACAACGTCACCTACGCGGCGGAGTGGACCTACGACGACGTCGACACTCCCGTGATCTACTATCCGCCGAACGCCGAGGCCCACGCCCAGGACCTCGCGGAGAACCTCGGCATCGAACAGGTCGAGGAGAGCGGAGCATGGTCCTCCGTGGCCGTGGTGGTCGGGCCCGATTTCGCCGAGTGA
- a CDS encoding DUF3263 domain-containing protein: MAGQLSEQQKQILAMERQWWKYAGAKDQAISDELQISAVAYYQLLNQLIDSEAALVHDPMLVKRLRRQREARQRARASRR, from the coding sequence ATGGCCGGCCAGCTGAGCGAACAGCAGAAGCAGATCCTGGCCATGGAACGCCAATGGTGGAAGTACGCCGGCGCCAAGGACCAGGCGATCAGCGACGAGCTGCAGATCTCTGCGGTCGCCTACTACCAGCTGCTCAACCAGCTCATCGATTCCGAAGCCGCCCTCGTGCACGACCCCATGCTCGTCAAGCGTCTGCGCCGTCAGCGCGAGGCGCGGCAGCGGGCTCGGGCCTCGCGCCGATGA
- a CDS encoding uracil-DNA glycosylase has protein sequence MDLSADLIAPLEPGWRRALAPQQEQFARLQEELTRRRDAGEHILPAPASVLRAFRQPFDQVKVLVLGQDPYPTPGHPIGMSFAVAPDVRPLPRSLQNIFRELHEDLGIGPAPHGDLSAWSAQGVLMLNRVLTVTAGSPGSHHGIGWEEITEAAIRALAARGTPLVSILWGADARRMQPLCEAGDHTAAITSPHPSPLSAHRGFFGSQPFSRTNEALQRLGAAPVDWRLAPA, from the coding sequence ATGGACCTCTCCGCGGACCTCATCGCACCTCTGGAACCTGGATGGCGACGGGCGCTGGCCCCGCAGCAGGAGCAGTTCGCCCGCCTGCAGGAGGAGCTCACCCGCCGCCGGGACGCCGGTGAGCACATCCTGCCCGCCCCCGCATCCGTGCTGCGCGCCTTCCGGCAGCCCTTCGACCAGGTCAAGGTGCTGGTGCTGGGCCAGGACCCCTACCCCACTCCCGGGCACCCGATCGGGATGTCCTTCGCCGTGGCCCCCGACGTGCGGCCGCTGCCGCGCAGCCTGCAGAACATCTTCCGTGAGCTCCACGAGGATCTCGGGATCGGGCCGGCGCCCCACGGGGACCTCTCCGCCTGGTCTGCGCAGGGGGTGCTGATGCTCAACAGGGTGCTCACCGTGACAGCGGGCAGCCCCGGCTCGCACCACGGCATCGGCTGGGAAGAGATCACCGAGGCCGCGATCCGCGCCCTGGCGGCGCGCGGGACACCGCTGGTCTCGATCCTCTGGGGCGCCGACGCCCGGCGCATGCAGCCGCTGTGCGAGGCCGGGGACCACACCGCCGCGATCACCAGCCCGCACCCCTCCCCGCTGTCCGCGCACCGGGGCTTCTTCGGCTCTCAGCCGTTCTCCCGGACGAACGAGGCGCTGCAACGTCTGGGCGCAGCACCGGTGGACTGGCGGCTGGCCCCGGCCTGA
- a CDS encoding threonine/serine ThrE exporter family protein: MTAEETRRQEHTGGQVAADAAVEAIDPVISEPDAEVTLIPVVRPTADGDVEDTSTGFMRALTGSIASSWQAAREAEATLEWEEFDTEAVERAQEEAAQAEAEAVRHEYVPDAFYDTPAADLPDPGQHPGQHSGQHDVGSATSPTSPIPRPHTHSFAALREPPADRQPDELAAGEWTPSGDWAQTEALGPQIPTDRTPVADPYEVAVSPLSEPIRRRSVLRPTGAKLPGPLRRAPLFDRSVFEQKVRPQDVLRRIMRLETTHTQSVPLVDHLAGTPYANPRQAEQPVDSDELATIAFVLDLGEALFRYGAGALEVETSIIAVTAAFGMKNTDVDITNQSISLNWAPDDKIPYSRVRVVRSWSRNYKALAAVHELVTDIISGRLTRTESAERLQEITREPKPYPRWMVTLAGAVFASLFASFLGAPILDASIGFAATLVVLGINRQLAVWRVPEFFTLATGGFVATFIAMGAFMLGVPITPSMVVAGGLMILLPSARVVSAIQDAINGFPLTSAGRLVSAMIAFAGMTAGIMAGVVLADLLGAPQMEIAVGLTRIYHPAVLVAIVFVAAMAAAVVEQARWKMLLPTGLVSALGFLLFYAGESIGLGERMTPILGATVVGALGRVVALRMGAPQLVIAVPGMMFMLPGLMVFRGMYQIALENPDTNLVASMMGGLTELFSALIIILGIASGIVLGDVLMRPITAGLQSNERSRGRRR; encoded by the coding sequence ATGACTGCCGAGGAGACTCGACGCCAGGAGCACACCGGGGGCCAGGTGGCCGCCGACGCCGCCGTCGAGGCCATCGACCCCGTCATCTCCGAGCCGGACGCCGAGGTGACCCTCATCCCGGTGGTCCGACCCACCGCCGACGGTGACGTCGAGGACACCTCCACCGGCTTCATGCGTGCCCTGACCGGCAGCATCGCCTCGTCCTGGCAGGCCGCCCGTGAGGCGGAGGCCACTCTGGAGTGGGAGGAGTTCGACACCGAGGCCGTCGAACGTGCTCAGGAGGAGGCCGCCCAGGCCGAGGCCGAGGCAGTGCGTCACGAGTACGTCCCTGACGCCTTCTACGACACCCCGGCGGCGGACCTACCCGACCCCGGCCAGCATCCGGGCCAGCATTCGGGCCAGCACGACGTCGGCTCCGCCACCTCGCCGACCTCCCCGATCCCGCGCCCGCACACGCACAGCTTCGCCGCGCTCCGCGAGCCTCCCGCCGACCGTCAGCCCGATGAGCTGGCCGCAGGCGAATGGACGCCCTCCGGCGACTGGGCACAGACCGAGGCGCTGGGCCCGCAGATCCCGACCGACCGGACCCCTGTGGCGGACCCGTACGAGGTGGCCGTCTCGCCGCTCAGTGAGCCGATCCGGCGGCGTTCGGTGCTGCGCCCCACCGGTGCGAAGCTCCCCGGGCCGCTTCGGCGCGCCCCGCTGTTCGACCGCTCCGTCTTCGAGCAGAAGGTGCGCCCGCAGGATGTGCTGCGCCGCATCATGCGCCTCGAGACCACCCACACCCAGTCCGTCCCGCTGGTGGACCACCTGGCCGGCACCCCGTACGCGAACCCCCGGCAGGCCGAGCAGCCGGTGGACTCCGACGAGCTCGCCACCATCGCCTTCGTGCTGGACCTCGGCGAGGCCCTCTTCCGCTACGGGGCCGGCGCGCTGGAGGTGGAGACCTCGATCATCGCGGTCACCGCCGCCTTCGGGATGAAGAACACCGACGTCGACATCACCAACCAGTCGATCAGCCTCAACTGGGCACCCGATGACAAGATCCCATACTCGCGAGTGCGTGTGGTGCGGTCCTGGTCCCGGAACTACAAGGCGCTCGCCGCCGTGCACGAGCTCGTGACCGACATCATCTCTGGGCGGCTGACCCGCACCGAGTCTGCGGAGCGACTCCAGGAGATCACGCGGGAGCCCAAGCCGTATCCGCGGTGGATGGTCACCTTGGCCGGTGCCGTCTTCGCGAGCCTGTTCGCCAGCTTCCTGGGGGCACCGATTCTGGACGCTTCGATCGGATTCGCTGCCACCCTGGTGGTGCTGGGCATCAACCGTCAGCTCGCGGTGTGGAGGGTTCCGGAGTTCTTCACCCTGGCCACCGGGGGCTTCGTGGCCACCTTCATCGCCATGGGGGCGTTCATGCTGGGGGTCCCGATCACCCCGTCGATGGTCGTCGCCGGCGGGCTGATGATCCTGCTGCCCTCGGCCCGGGTGGTCTCCGCCATCCAGGATGCGATCAACGGCTTCCCGCTCACCTCAGCGGGGCGACTGGTCTCGGCGATGATCGCCTTCGCCGGCATGACGGCGGGCATCATGGCCGGCGTGGTGCTGGCAGACCTGCTCGGCGCCCCGCAGATGGAGATCGCCGTGGGGCTGACCCGCATCTATCATCCCGCCGTCCTGGTGGCGATCGTCTTCGTGGCCGCGATGGCCGCCGCCGTCGTCGAGCAGGCCCGGTGGAAGATGCTGCTGCCCACGGGGCTGGTCTCCGCGCTGGGGTTCCTGCTCTTCTACGCCGGTGAGTCGATCGGACTGGGGGAGCGGATGACTCCGATCCTCGGGGCCACCGTGGTGGGGGCGCTGGGACGAGTGGTGGCGCTGCGAATGGGGGCCCCGCAGCTGGTCATCGCTGTGCCGGGCATGATGTTCATGCTGCCGGGGCTCATGGTGTTCCGCGGCATGTACCAGATCGCCCTCGAGAACCCGGACACCAATCTGGTGGCCTCCATGATGGGCGGGCTGACCGAGCTGTTCAGCGCGCTGATCATCATTCTGGGCATCGCCTCGGGCATCGTGCTCGGTGACGTACTGATGCGGCCGATCACCGCCGGGCTGCAGTCCAACGAGCGCTCCCGCGGCCGCCGCCGCTGA
- a CDS encoding NAD(P)H-binding protein — MAENKRVVIVGGHGKVALLAAPKLAAAGWSVDSLIRDPGQRDDIDAAGANPVVLDIEQADVDQLAETFSGAAAVVFAAGAGGGNPDRTRAVDRDAAVRTMDAAEKAGVSRYVMVSYVRAETDVDTLDRSSSFYPYAEAKHHADAHLRGTGLDWTILGPGSLTREPATRALQVVDGAGLIDGRQPAREEVGTSRENVAEAITHVLTAGAVVRRTVNFYDGETPLEEALA; from the coding sequence ATGGCAGAGAACAAGCGCGTCGTCATCGTGGGCGGCCACGGCAAGGTGGCGCTGCTCGCCGCACCGAAGCTGGCGGCGGCCGGCTGGAGCGTCGACTCGCTGATCCGGGATCCCGGCCAGCGCGACGACATCGACGCGGCAGGCGCGAATCCGGTGGTGCTGGACATCGAGCAGGCTGACGTCGATCAGCTGGCCGAGACCTTCTCCGGGGCCGCAGCGGTGGTCTTCGCCGCGGGTGCCGGCGGCGGCAATCCGGATCGCACCAGGGCCGTGGACCGAGACGCGGCCGTGCGAACCATGGACGCCGCCGAGAAGGCCGGAGTGAGCCGCTATGTGATGGTCTCGTATGTGCGCGCCGAGACCGATGTGGACACCCTGGATCGGTCCAGCTCCTTCTATCCCTATGCCGAAGCCAAGCATCACGCCGACGCCCACCTGCGCGGTACCGGCCTGGACTGGACGATCCTCGGGCCGGGCTCGCTCACCCGGGAGCCGGCCACACGCGCACTGCAGGTGGTCGACGGCGCCGGACTGATCGATGGGCGTCAGCCTGCGCGGGAAGAGGTCGGCACGTCGCGGGAGAACGTGGCCGAGGCGATCACCCACGTGCTGACCGCCGGCGCGGTGGTGCGCCGGACCGTCAACTTCTACGACGGCGAGACTCCCCTCGAGGAGGCCCTGGCCTGA
- a CDS encoding XRE family transcriptional regulator, which produces MTTKDHHALLAQIAAAVREERLRAGLSLSELARRVGISKSTVSQLETAQGNPSVETLWSIASTLGIPFARLVAAPSPRPQIIRADERAAVPSATADFHAALLHSGSSPAQRDLYVVSLEPGEVREAEPHPPGSTEHVLISSGRVRLGPADAPFLLHPGDYAVFPGDTPHSYEALTPGAWFTLLMEHPSAEPRWGGHR; this is translated from the coding sequence GTGACCACGAAGGACCATCACGCGCTGCTGGCACAGATCGCCGCCGCTGTCCGGGAGGAGCGCCTGCGCGCAGGCCTGTCGCTCAGTGAACTGGCTCGCAGAGTGGGCATCTCGAAGTCCACAGTGTCCCAGCTGGAGACCGCCCAGGGGAATCCGAGCGTGGAGACGCTGTGGTCGATCGCCTCCACGCTGGGCATCCCCTTCGCGCGCCTGGTCGCCGCCCCCAGCCCTCGGCCGCAGATCATCCGCGCCGATGAGCGCGCCGCAGTGCCCTCCGCCACGGCGGACTTCCACGCCGCCCTCCTCCACAGCGGAAGCTCTCCGGCGCAGCGCGATCTCTATGTGGTGAGCCTGGAGCCCGGTGAGGTCCGAGAGGCAGAACCGCACCCGCCGGGCTCGACCGAGCATGTGCTCATCAGCTCCGGACGCGTCCGCCTGGGGCCCGCCGACGCCCCCTTCCTCCTCCATCCCGGCGACTACGCCGTCTTCCCCGGGGACACCCCGCACTCCTACGAGGCGCTCACCCCCGGCGCATGGTTCACCCTGCTCATGGAGCACCCCTCAGCAGAGCCCCGCTGGGGCGGCCACCGATGA
- a CDS encoding AzlC family ABC transporter permease: protein MTASSDRQALGRSRLTPATRTGLSIAAAVSLYGISFGALSVASGLTLWQTVALSALLFSGGSQFAFIGVLAAGGTGAAALGASTLLSARNTIYAVQMKAMFDPTGWRRLVSAQLTIDESAANAMSQTDPAERRRGFWVTGIAVYLGWNLATVVGALLGDFVAEPEALGLDGAVVAAFLGLLWPRLRAREPWALAVLAALVTVLTMPLLPAGVPVLLAAVVAAAWGLLWRPRSSGTRTEVPTAEAEGARR from the coding sequence ATGACCGCCTCCTCCGATCGCCAAGCACTTGGGCGCTCCCGCCTGACCCCCGCCACCCGCACGGGGCTCTCAATCGCCGCCGCCGTCTCCCTCTACGGCATCTCCTTCGGCGCCTTGTCCGTGGCCTCCGGCCTGACTCTGTGGCAGACCGTGGCACTGTCGGCGCTGCTGTTCTCCGGCGGCTCGCAGTTCGCGTTCATCGGGGTCCTCGCGGCCGGAGGGACCGGCGCCGCCGCGCTGGGCGCCTCGACCCTGCTGAGCGCGCGCAACACGATCTATGCGGTGCAGATGAAGGCGATGTTCGACCCGACCGGCTGGCGGCGGCTGGTCAGCGCCCAGCTGACCATCGATGAGTCCGCCGCCAATGCGATGAGCCAGACCGATCCGGCGGAGCGCCGCCGCGGATTCTGGGTCACCGGGATCGCCGTCTACCTCGGCTGGAACCTGGCGACGGTGGTCGGCGCCCTGCTGGGCGACTTCGTGGCCGAACCGGAGGCACTGGGGCTCGACGGCGCGGTCGTCGCCGCCTTCCTGGGGCTGCTGTGGCCGCGGCTGCGCGCGCGTGAGCCGTGGGCGTTGGCGGTGCTGGCCGCCCTGGTGACGGTGCTGACCATGCCGCTGCTGCCGGCCGGAGTCCCGGTGCTGCTGGCAGCCGTCGTCGCAGCGGCCTGGGGACTGCTCTGGCGACCCCGGTCCTCCGGGACGAGGACCGAAGTCCCCACCGCGGAGGCCGAGGGGGCCCGCCGATGA
- a CDS encoding AzlD domain-containing protein → MTLWTWVLIACAAVYLTKIAGYLVPGSWLEHPLVGRISGLMTVALLASLVAMNTASGDDGVVLDARLGALAAAAVALLLRAPFLVVVLAGAGAAAGLRAFGLG, encoded by the coding sequence ATGACGCTCTGGACATGGGTGCTGATCGCCTGTGCTGCGGTGTACCTGACGAAGATCGCCGGCTATCTGGTGCCGGGCTCCTGGTTGGAGCACCCTCTGGTGGGGCGCATCTCCGGACTGATGACCGTGGCGCTGCTGGCCTCCCTGGTGGCGATGAACACCGCCTCCGGCGACGACGGCGTCGTCCTCGACGCCCGCCTCGGCGCCCTGGCGGCCGCCGCCGTCGCCCTGCTGCTGCGGGCCCCGTTCCTCGTGGTGGTTCTCGCCGGAGCAGGTGCGGCCGCCGGCCTGCGCGCCTTCGGTCTGGGCTGA